From Candidatus Mycalebacterium zealandia:
CGGAGTTGTGTTTTGATGGCACGCCTCCGAGCATAATGCAGGTCAAAGGGGCGAAGGAAGTCGCCGTTGAGTTCTACTCACTTTCAAAAACCTACAATATGCCGGGCTGGAGGGTTGGATTTATGGTGGGCAACCCGGAGATTGTGGCGCATTTGAAGAAGATTAAAAGTTACCTTGACTACGGAATTTTCCAGCCCATCCAAATCGCGTCCATTCTTGCAATGAACGGCTCGCAGAAATGCGTTGACGAAGTAAGAGAAACCTACCGCTCAAGACGCGACAAACTCATAAAATCATTCGCCAAAGCCAACTGGGAGATTGAGCCGCCGTCCGCAACTATGTTCGTCTGGGCGAAAATTCCCGAACAGTTTGAAAAAATGGGCTCGCTTGAGTTTTCAAAGATGCTTGTAAAAAAAGCGGGTGTTGTCTCTTCTCCGGGAGTGGGATTTGGCAAACACGGCGAAGGGTTTGTGCGCTTCGCTCTGGTGGAAAACGAAAAACGCATAGGGCAGGCGGCGCGAAATCTGGACAAAACGCTTGGCAAACGCTAAAAAGCGTGTCCCACGTCCAGAAAGAACTGATACCGTTTTAGGCGCGAGTCGTGGTTGAGAGCGTAGCCAAAATCAACAGCAATCGGAATTCCCGCGACTTTATAACGCAAACCCGTGCCAACGGCGTATCGCAGGTCACCAAACGGATAGTCAAAACTTTTCGGAAAAACATTTCCGTAATCCAGAAAAGCCACCCCGCCAATTTTTCGCCATATGGGGAAGCGCACCTCAAACGCTCCGGTTATGAGCGAGTTTCCTCCAACGGGGTCGCCCCGTGAATCAAGCGGGCCCAGTTCCTGAAACGGAAATCCCCTCATGCTTTTGTTGCCGCCCGCGAACAATCTTGTGAACGGCGGAACTTCATCGCGGCTCGTCTGTCCAAACGGAGATAAAAATCCCAACTGAAACTTCTTGGCGAACACAATTCCGCCTGCGGGATTGAAATATCCGGCGGCTTCAAAAACGGTCTTCACGTACTCCTCATCGGAGCCCAGAAACGCGGGAGAAATCTCAATATCGGCACTCATTGTGAAACCGTTGAATGGGTCCACCGGATTGTCAGTCGCCGTTATATCAATGCCGCCCATGAGCGTGACCAGAAAGATGTCCTGAAGCCCGCGCGCAAGATTTGTGTCTCCCGCTTGCGATTTTATTTCAGACCTGATCGCGGCGGGGTTGAAATGAACAGAAAACAAGCCGTGCGAAAAGTCTTTCCTGACTTCGGGAGAAAATATGAAAAAATCCGCCTCATAACTCGGAAAGTCGTCTCTGCGGATATCAAAAAGCAATGAGAGGTTTGATTTTGCCCCAAGAAATCCGGTCTGCTGAATACTCACGGCAGCGCCCTGAGACGCGAAAGAAGCCCGCGCGGAAATTTCCAAAGTTCTGTTCAGATGCAAAAAATGGCGGTTTATCAGCTTCACTCGCCCGCGCAGTTTGTCCACCCGCCCGGCGCCGATTCCCAACTGGAGAGTCATGGTTTTTCTTCGCACGGGAGTAACAACCGTGGAAATCACCGCCGCCCGGGCATCAATCTCCGAAGTTATGGAAACGGACTCAAAATACCCCAGCGCGACAAGCCGCCTTTTTGATTCAAAAAGTTTTGACAGCGAACTGGGCTCTCCCGTGCGGTAGGTAAGGTTTTCTATCACCAGATTGCGCAGGGTTTCATCTTCGGTGCGAATCTCTATGTTGCCAAAAACATACGGCGGGCCCGGCTCAATGGAAAAAATCACCTCCACACGCCTCTCTTTCCGCCTGACCTCTCCTTTTGAATTGACCACAGCCGAGGCATACCCCATCTCAAGCAGGGTGTTTTTCACAACCCCTTTCGCTTTTTTAAAACGTTGTACGGAAAATCTCTCTCCCTCTTTGAGCGGCACACCGTAAACGGCCTCCCTGATGAGCGCGACCTGTTCGGGCGCGAGGGACCCCTTGACGTTAATCCTCACCTCGGACACAACAACGTGCTTGCCGAGTTTAATGTTTATCTCTACGGCGACCCTTCTCTTGTTTTTTTCATAAACCGGACGCCAAGTTACCAAAGAACGGTAATACCCGTTGCCCGCAAGAAACTGCCGCAGGTATTCCATGTTTCTCTCAACCTTGAATCTGTCGAATTCCGGATAGGTTCTGCGCAGGAATGTGCCGCTTGGAACAATTTCCGAGATGACGCTCTTCATCTCGTCGTGGTCAATCTCTCCGCCGCCTCTTATGGAAACTTTTGAAATTTCCGGTAACTGACTTTCCTGAGCCGCTCCCTGCGCAGGGAACGAGACCAGCAGAAAAGCAATAAGCAATGGAACTGCGAGTAGACGCATGTTTGCCCGTTAAAAAGACTGATACGGGCTGATAATGTCCGAACTACCGCCCTTCCAATATATTGTATCCGGTAATTGACATGCTTTTCTCAGCCATTGTTTCAACATATTGCTGATCAATCATCCCGGCGTTCAGGGCTTTTGAAATGCGCATAAGCGCGATTTTCGCGGTTGCTTCGTCAACCATCTGCCCGGTTTCGGGGTCAAACATGCTGCCGCCGCCCTGCTCATGATAGAAATCAAGCTGGTGCTTGGCCTCTTCTATTTGCTTGTCGGTCGGAGAGAATGCGGTATTGGATATCAGAGCCTGCTGCGGATGGATAACCCAGGTTCCGTCCATTCCAATCTCCGCGGAGCCCACACACTTTTTCTCAAGCCCCTTTTCAATCTCTTTGATGGTTTCCGGCTTGTCGTCTTTTCTCCAGATTCTGAGATAGACGTTGTCTATCGCGTGAAGCCCGGCCGCTTTCGCCGCCGTAACAACGGCTTTTTTCTCGTAGTAGAAAACCTCGTTCTGCTTTTCCAGAAGAAGGTTGGGGTCAAGACCGAGTTCGGCCGCGTAATCGGCTATTCCGAAAACAAGTCCCGCCATTCTCGGAGACGCGGTCGCTATCTCGTAGGCATATTTCACGGCGCGCGGACGCTCAATCAGCGCCTCTATGCCGACCTTCGTTTTCCAGCCGTGTTTCTTCTCCAACTTGTCCAGCAGGTCGGAGACGATTTTAATGTCCTCGGGGCCGTTTGACTTGGGAATGATAACGCCGTGAAACCTGTCCACGGCACCGCTCATAATCGCCTCAATGTCACCTTTGAAGAAATCCGATCGCACGTTATTGGGACGAACCGTTATGACCTTTTTGCCAAAATCAAGCGTGTTGAGCGCTTCAACCATAACAGCCCTGCTTTTGTCTCCTTTGAATTCATAAGGGCAGGCGTCTTCAAGGTCCGCCATCACGTGGTCAACAGGCGCCTTCTCAGGGTCCGCCGCATTTGTGTGAAGTTTCATATTGTGTCCGGGATAGGTGAGTTCCGTTCTCGGAACCACAACTCTTGAACCGTTGTCTAATACAAACATTTTTTTCCTCCTTGTTTTTTTCGTTTGAAAAGGTTTGTCAATAAATTTCAAGAAGCCGTCTGGCGATTACTTCATGCTGAATTTCGCTTGTTCCTTCAAAGATGCTGAACACGCGCGCGTCCCGCCAGAATCTCTCCATCGGGTATTCGGAGGAATACCCGTAACTGCCGAATATCTGCATCGCCTCTCTGGTTACGAACTCCGCCATTTCCGCCCCTTTGGCTTTGGCGATTCCGGCTTCAAGGTCGCAACGTTTGCCGCTGTCTTTCTTCTCCGCGGCAACATAGGTCAAATTGCGCGCGGCTTCAATCTCAACCGCCATTTCCGACAGTTTGTGGCGTATAATCTGAAAATCGCTTATGGGCTGCCCGAACTGCACACGTTCTTTGGCGTATTTAATTCCTTCCTCAAAAGCCGCCTGCGCGACCCCCACCGCTCTTGCCGCGGTCTGTATCCTCGCCGCTTCAAAAGTGGTCATAAGATGGTAAAACCCTCTGCCTTCCTCAAGCCCCAGAAGGTTTTCCGCCGGAACCCTGCATTCATCAAAACTGACGGTGAAAGATTTCATTCCGTGATAGCCAATTGTGGGAATGGGACCGCCCGCAATGTTGGGATGGTCAAGATGCTCCGATGGCTCCTTCTCAACCAGAAATATGCTCAAGCCCTTGTGCCTTTTGGATGCGTCCGCGTCAGTCCGGGCAAGCACCGCGAGAACATTCGCCCTGTTGGCGAAAGTGCACCATGTTTTCTCTCCGTGCAGTATGTAATGGTCGCCGTCTTTTGTGGCGCTGACTTTGGCTCCCGCGAGGTCTGACCCGTTATCGGGTTCGGTGAAAGCCGCGGCGGACATCAATTCCCCGCTTGCGAGACCCGGAAGAAACTTCTTTCTCTGCTCCTCCGTCCCGCCGTTTTGCAAAAGCGTTCCGGTGATGATGTTGCGCGTCATAATGCTTCCGGCGCTGAGCAACCCACGACTGAGTTCTTCGGTAACTATCGCCATGCTGATGTAGTCCATCCCGATACCGCCGTATTTTTCGGGGAAAACCATCCCGAAATATCCGAGTTCCCCCATCTCCTTTATAATCTCCGGCGGAATTTCCTTGTTTTCATTGTGGATTTCCGCCGCAATGGGAACAATTTTTTCCTCGGTGAATTTGCGCACCGACTGTCTTATCTCTTCATGCTCGCTTGTGCATAAGGGCATAACTGCTTTCTCCTGTTTTTCACTCTGAAACGAAAACCGCAATATGAAACCTGAACGGCTCGCTTTGTCAATACGAACCGGCCGCTTCGTATATCAGGTATTTAATATCCACGCCTTTCTCCCTGAACATCTTTTCAAATCTGGTCTGCGGTCTACCGCCCGGATACGAAAGCAACGCCTCGCCGCCCGAAATGCTCCGGAACATTTCCGAGCGCGCGAAAACCTCCGAGCACCGCTCAATGTATTCATCATGGTCGCTCGCGATTTCAAAGCGCCCGCCCCCGATTATTACACGGGCGAGAACGGACGCAAAATCGGCGTTCACAATCCTGTGCTTGCGATGGCGGTCTTTGGGCCAGGGATCGGGGAAATTCATGTAAACGCGGTCAAAGGTGGCGGAGGCGAAAAGCCCCGTCGCAAGCAAGCCGTCAAGATGGATGTATTTGAGGTTTTGCGTGCCGCTTTTTTCCGCATTTTTCACGGCTTTGACGAATCTGCCCGTTTTAATCTCAACCCCAACGTGATTGAAATCCGGCATCAGCCGCGCGAGTTCAAGCAGAAACTCGCCGTCGCCGCACCCGATGTCCAAAGTTGCAGGTTTTGAGTCACCAAAAATGGTCTGTTTTGAAATGGGCGGAAGGTGTTCCGAAACATCAAACGCCGCGCTCCGCGGGCTCATAAAACGCTCTCATC
This genomic window contains:
- a CDS encoding BamA/TamA family outer membrane protein, with product MRLLAVPLLIAFLLVSFPAQGAAQESQLPEISKVSIRGGGEIDHDEMKSVISEIVPSGTFLRRTYPEFDRFKVERNMEYLRQFLAGNGYYRSLVTWRPVYEKNKRRVAVEINIKLGKHVVVSEVRINVKGSLAPEQVALIREAVYGVPLKEGERFSVQRFKKAKGVVKNTLLEMGYASAVVNSKGEVRRKERRVEVIFSIEPGPPYVFGNIEIRTEDETLRNLVIENLTYRTGEPSSLSKLFESKRRLVALGYFESVSITSEIDARAAVISTVVTPVRRKTMTLQLGIGAGRVDKLRGRVKLINRHFLHLNRTLEISARASFASQGAAVSIQQTGFLGAKSNLSLLFDIRRDDFPSYEADFFIFSPEVRKDFSHGLFSVHFNPAAIRSEIKSQAGDTNLARGLQDIFLVTLMGGIDITATDNPVDPFNGFTMSADIEISPAFLGSDEEYVKTVFEAAGYFNPAGGIVFAKKFQLGFLSPFGQTSRDEVPPFTRLFAGGNKSMRGFPFQELGPLDSRGDPVGGNSLITGAFEVRFPIWRKIGGVAFLDYGNVFPKSFDYPFGDLRYAVGTGLRYKVAGIPIAVDFGYALNHDSRLKRYQFFLDVGHAF
- the trmB gene encoding tRNA (guanosine(46)-N7)-methyltransferase TrmB produces the protein MSPRSAAFDVSEHLPPISKQTIFGDSKPATLDIGCGDGEFLLELARLMPDFNHVGVEIKTGRFVKAVKNAEKSGTQNLKYIHLDGLLATGLFASATFDRVYMNFPDPWPKDRHRKHRIVNADFASVLARVIIGGGRFEIASDHDEYIERCSEVFARSEMFRSISGGEALLSYPGGRPQTRFEKMFREKGVDIKYLIYEAAGSY